The Thaumasiovibrio subtropicus genome window below encodes:
- a CDS encoding ABC transporter permease, giving the protein MASNNVSVTQHSSRLLSLMKQHALLIAFVALVLIIAVFTPNFLSSANLINVLRQSAIVGLIAIGSTFVITGGGFDISVGSILALSAALVLGFQAWMPWQLAVPVVIAIGAMIGMINGILTAKIGIVAIITTLGTMTILRGVTYIYTGGYPIVGESEAFRVLGSGYIGPIPVPVLLFILMVALGQFVLSRTKLGRYTCAVGGNKESARLSGVPVDFYQIMTFVIGGAMAAMAGIIYASRLNSATPLAGQGYELDAIAATVIGGTSVAGGRGSVIGTLIGVLLLTVVNNMFNLLGVPVYIQYVIKGVIILTVVGVDAYHRREKY; this is encoded by the coding sequence ATGGCATCGAATAACGTTTCAGTCACTCAGCACAGCTCTCGCCTGTTATCACTGATGAAGCAGCATGCGCTGCTCATCGCCTTTGTGGCACTTGTGCTTATTATCGCTGTGTTTACACCCAATTTTCTTTCAAGTGCAAACTTAATCAATGTGCTTCGCCAGAGTGCGATCGTTGGCCTGATCGCTATTGGCTCAACCTTTGTTATAACAGGAGGTGGTTTCGATATATCCGTCGGGTCAATTTTGGCCCTTTCTGCTGCATTAGTACTGGGATTTCAAGCATGGATGCCATGGCAGCTTGCAGTCCCTGTCGTGATCGCAATTGGTGCGATGATCGGCATGATCAACGGCATCCTCACTGCCAAAATTGGCATTGTAGCTATCATCACCACTTTGGGCACCATGACCATACTGCGAGGTGTCACCTACATCTATACAGGGGGCTACCCCATCGTGGGTGAGTCTGAGGCCTTTCGGGTCTTAGGATCTGGCTATATTGGCCCTATTCCGGTGCCCGTACTGCTGTTTATTCTCATGGTCGCACTGGGTCAGTTTGTCCTAAGCAGGACAAAACTGGGGCGCTATACCTGTGCCGTTGGTGGTAACAAAGAATCGGCGCGCCTGTCTGGCGTACCCGTCGATTTCTATCAAATCATGACATTTGTGATCGGCGGTGCGATGGCCGCCATGGCGGGCATTATCTACGCTTCGCGACTCAACTCCGCAACCCCCTTAGCGGGTCAAGGCTATGAGCTTGATGCCATTGCCGCAACCGTCATTGGCGGAACCAGCGTTGCGGGTGGACGGGGCAGCGTCATCGGCACACTCATTGGCGTCTTGCTGCTTACTGTCGTCAACAACATGTTTAACCTACTTGGCGTTCCCGTGTACATCCAGTACGTGATAAAGGGCGTCATCATCCTAACTGTGGTGGGCGTTGATGCTTACCACCGTCGCGAAAAATATTAA
- a CDS encoding ATP-binding cassette domain-containing protein, which produces MTQIVLHSISLRYGSEQALDHVSLTLQGGEIHALTGAHRSGKSSLVRILSGASQPDEGNLFIDGETIERHNPAQALERGIATVYQNESIMPTLSAMENIFQTRLETRWWGGINYRHLNEQARRILAELDCHCDVTIPVERLSKSQRHRIEIARAISLNPKLLILDEVSSRLTAPEMEHVYRWVKRLAAQGSAVLFITTSIEEIFNLADRVSVLNDGCLVETDNINDIDKVTLINRTYVATTSREELEKQHRELFYFKRYNDNIIKNLPLGVVIFDAEDEAYIANTTAARLLGLSRSDVEALTLNALAEMLELDSLAEDVRARRSATYDTFPYTESCYIDVSVYPFYDSQQIYLGAIVMLHDKSQHEKTMQYMLSAEKSSTIAQLAAGVAHEINNPLATVHNYLEILKNYELPPDALERVGRIGNEVRRISDIVKSLLSFSRNSQIALGQVEVVSLTREVILLLQHRISKAGVEIVLPFQASYDITTDENKFKQLLINLIVNALDAIVANQFRSGSTPYKGRISLVLRRSKGYDCLDITDNGIGMTQDVQQALFTPFFTTKADKYNCGLGLAICDHIVQLHQGIIDCYSREGEGTTFTVQFPRSEG; this is translated from the coding sequence ATGACGCAAATTGTATTGCATTCCATTTCGTTACGCTATGGCAGTGAACAAGCGCTCGACCATGTTTCTTTGACCCTACAAGGGGGGGAAATTCATGCATTGACGGGCGCCCATCGCAGTGGAAAAAGTTCGCTGGTGAGAATTTTGAGTGGTGCGAGCCAGCCTGATGAGGGCAATCTATTTATCGATGGGGAAACCATCGAGCGTCACAATCCCGCACAAGCGCTCGAAAGAGGGATAGCGACGGTTTATCAAAACGAAAGCATTATGCCCACCTTATCCGCCATGGAAAACATCTTTCAAACACGTTTGGAGACACGCTGGTGGGGTGGGATTAACTATCGACATCTCAATGAACAAGCACGTCGCATATTGGCGGAGCTGGACTGCCATTGTGATGTGACCATCCCCGTTGAGCGGTTGAGCAAATCTCAGCGTCACCGGATTGAGATAGCTAGAGCGATTTCACTCAATCCCAAGTTATTGATCTTGGATGAAGTCTCATCCAGGCTAACAGCGCCAGAGATGGAGCATGTCTATCGTTGGGTGAAACGACTCGCCGCACAGGGGAGTGCGGTATTGTTTATTACCACCAGCATTGAAGAGATTTTTAACCTTGCAGATAGGGTATCCGTGCTGAATGATGGATGCCTTGTTGAGACCGATAATATTAATGACATTGATAAAGTGACGTTGATTAATCGTACCTATGTGGCAACAACTTCTCGAGAGGAGTTGGAAAAGCAGCATCGTGAGCTCTTCTACTTCAAACGTTACAATGACAATATCATCAAAAACCTACCGCTTGGCGTGGTGATCTTTGATGCGGAGGATGAGGCCTATATCGCCAATACCACGGCCGCGAGGCTGCTAGGTTTATCGCGCAGTGACGTAGAGGCATTAACCTTAAATGCTTTAGCCGAGATGCTAGAGCTCGATAGCCTTGCAGAGGATGTGCGCGCACGTCGCAGTGCGACTTATGATACTTTTCCGTACACGGAATCTTGCTATATCGACGTCAGCGTCTACCCCTTCTACGACAGTCAACAAATCTATCTCGGCGCAATCGTAATGTTGCATGATAAATCGCAACACGAAAAGACCATGCAATACATGTTGTCAGCGGAGAAATCGTCGACGATTGCGCAGTTGGCGGCAGGTGTCGCCCATGAAATCAATAATCCCTTGGCAACGGTGCATAACTACTTGGAGATTTTGAAAAACTACGAGTTGCCGCCCGATGCCTTGGAACGCGTTGGGCGAATCGGTAACGAAGTGCGCCGCATAAGCGATATTGTCAAGAGCTTACTCTCTTTTTCCCGTAATAGTCAGATAGCCTTGGGGCAAGTTGAGGTCGTCAGCCTAACCCGTGAAGTGATCTTGTTGCTGCAACATCGGATAAGTAAGGCGGGTGTTGAGATTGTCTTACCCTTTCAAGCGAGCTATGACATTACGACGGATGAAAATAAGTTTAAGCAGTTATTGATTAATTTAATTGTGAATGCGTTAGATGCGATCGTTGCCAATCAGTTTCGTTCTGGATCGACACCCTACAAAGGACGGATATCGCTCGTTTTGCGGCGCAGTAAAGGTTATGACTGTTTAGATATCACGGACAATGGCATCGGTATGACGCAAGACGTGCAGCAGGCGCTGTTTACGCCGTTCTTTACGACCAAGGCCGATAAGTATAATTGCGGTTTGGGGCTGGCGATTTGTGATCACATTGTACAGCTTCATCAAGGCATCATTGATTGTTATTCGAGAGAAGGGGAGGGAACAACATTTACGGTGCAGTTCCCTCGTAGCGAAGGTTAA